The DNA window TAGCGCGAGCGGGTTAAACCCACCCGACCCCTCCCTTATTTCATTCGCTCGTCCCGTAGCCACCGCTTGCTCGCCTCTCCGAACGCAAAGCAAGGAACCCAATTCCTTCCTCTCCTTGCCTCACGCCTCCCCTCCAGGGCATTAGCTGAGCGGCGCGATACCAGGCTGACGGCAGGGATGCAGTCGGACGCGTCCacctccccgcggcggcggagcacgaGCTGCTACAGCGACAGCGGCGACTCCTCCTGCTCCGAGCCCTTCAGCGAGTGCGGCAGCGACGACCTCTCCTTcacgcccgcggccgccgcgggcaTCCACCGCCTGCTGCTGTCCTGCGCGGCGGAGGCGTCGGAGGACGCCATCTCGTCCCTCATGGCCGAGCTGGAGTCGCCGGCGCCGTCGCTGGACTCGCTCCGGCGCGCGGCCATGGAGCTCCGGCTGCTGGCCAAGCACAACCCGGACAACCGGGTCCGCATCGCCAAGGCCGGGGGCGTGCGGCCGCTCGTCAAGCTGCTGTCGCACGCGGACCCGCTGCTGCAGGAGCACGGCGTCACGGCGCTGCTCAACCTCTCCATCTGCGACGAGAACAAGGCGACCATCGTCGAGGCCGGCGCGATACGGCCGCTGGTGCAGGCGCTCAAGTCCGCCGCGTCGCCGGCCGCGCGGGAGAACGCCGCGTGCGCGCTGCTCCGGCTCTCCCAGCtcgacggcgccgccgcggccgctatcggccgcgccggcgccaTCCCGTTGCTGGTCTCCCTCCTCGAGACTGGCGGCCCGCGCGGGAAGAAGGACGCTGCCACGGCGCTCTACGCGCTCTGCAGCGGCGCCCGCGAAAACCGGCAGCGCGCCGTCGAGGCCGGCGCGGTGCGGTCCCTGCTCGACCTCATGGCCGACCCGGAGTCTGGCATGGTGGACAAGGCCGCCTACGTCCTCCACTCCCTGGTGGGCTCGGGCgagggccgcgccgccgccgtcgaggaaGGCGGCATCCCCGTGCTCGTCGAGATGGTGGAGGTCGGCAGCTCGCGGCAGAAGGAAATCGCCACGCTCTCCCTGCTACAGATCTGCGAGGACAACGTCGTGTACCGCACCATGGTCGCCCGCGAGGGCGCCATCCCTCCCCTCGTCGCCCTCTCCCAGTCACCCTCCGCCCGCCCCAAGCTCAAAACCAAGGTACACACCACCTCCCGCATTCCCGCATCAGCAGAAGCTCTAAACTATTCGCTCATTTGTTCACAGACTAATCCGTTTCCAATCCGTCAGGCGGAGTCGCTGATCGAGATGCTGCGGCAGCCGCGGAGCCCGAGCCTCCGCGCGAGGCCAGCGGCGGTCGTTGCGGCGGAGTGATGACCCGTTCCTCAATCGGGCAAATCCCACCCCCACCTTGGTCGTGCGTCCCAGCCTCCCTTCACTTCTTCGGCGAGACGAgccggcgccggccggcgcGCCCGTGTAAATAGCAAGCAGCGTGTCTGCGTCCGCTAGCGAGTGTACAGTTTCCTCAAGCGAGATGTCGTCCGGAGGACCGAAGAACAGTCTAGCCTCCCTGCAATTTCATCCCTCCCCGCCCAACCTCCTTTTTGTTCCCTTTCCAGTTTCCACTTCCGGTTTGATtgcttcctcgccgccggccgtggcgAGGCGAAGCAAGGCAAGGGTGTGTGCAGCGAAGCTGCGGAAAAGCTTCGAGTTCGCGTGTGCCCGTGTGTGTTGGATTGTGCTAGTCTCAGTGTGTACGTGTGTGTTCTGCGCCAGGAACGCATCAAGTTGGTTTCCGATCCTGTGGTGGATACGAGAAACGCCTCTGTTCTGTGTGTCTGGTCTCTGAAAAGCACCCGCCTGGTTGGTCGGGAACCTGCTGCGATCAGGATTGGATTGGATCCGGTTGTTCCATCCGGTTTTTACCGTCTCCCTTACGTTCCCACGCGTGGTTCCCCAGCGACGGCGAGTGGTGGTTGCGGTTACTACCCACCACCGTCGGCCGGCCGGGGCGAGGTCCCCTGCTCCGTGGCACGAACGGCGGGCGCTTACCCGTCATCGGTCGTCGCTGGCCGTGACTTGGTAAACCGGCAACCTTTGCCGGTTCAACCGATGGCGATAGCGCGAGCTATTCTAGTGCCATCTTTGTCACCAACTTCGCTGTCCTCTTCGGCGCCACCGGAAAGCAGGTGCGAgcctctgctgctgccgctTCCTATGGTCTAGAAGATGCAGGATGGGGGCGCGGAGTTCCCGTCCCGcctcccggcggcggcggtaagGATGACACGTTCTTGGCTGGCCCCGTCGCATGCCGATCATTCGTTCGCTCGCAGAGTGCCCCCGCGGCTTCAAGCTGAAAACGACGGTGCCGGTGCTCTCTCTCTGGCACATGAATCTAGCTCGGCTCCGGATATCTTGTGTTCCGGAGGCGTGGAGCGCAGGCCATGCGTGGCGCCCGTTCCTTTCGCTCCCCAATTCTCGTCGTCGCTAGGATCAGTACTGGTATCTTCGGATATCTGAAATCATCATGAGCACGCCAATCGCTTGTCCTATGGAGCTTGGCGTCACCCATCCGCTGCCTGAATGTATCTGCACGGCTGGAAGCCTGGAGTTTGGTATTTTGGGAATGACGTCGATGCATGCCAGGCAGCGACCGGTCAGATATTTCCTTCCGCTACCTCACCGAGCCGTTCCTTCACCTAGCAAACGAGATCATTTGCGCAGGACGCAACCATTGCTGGAAAAAGAAAGTTCTATGTGACGTGTTCAACAGGGGAAGGTCCAAGCTGGGTAGCACGAAAAAGTGAAAATCCAGTACAAGTAACCACCTAGCTAGGGTGGGTACTCGGACGtgaatgtttttttttttgagttcCCGCCTTGCTCGCTCACAGCCCGATGTGATTTGTGGAGCTGTACTAGTGTACCAAGTGCGACTCATTTGCACTGCTTGTACCTTGAACTCAATTACCTTATCTCCAGGGCTCTTTCCAGATTAGTTAGTTAAACTTACTCGTGCGTCGTTGGCAACTCCCACTAGTTGTGCACTCGTGATCTACCGGGAAAGCCCTCGGGAATTCTTGCTCTGCAGCCATGGACCTGTCACTGAGAACATGCACGGCTCGTGATCTCCTAGTGTACAGTCACCCACACTCCCGTGCATAATTGCAGTTTATTTCATTATCCCACGGGTTCCTTTATCTCAAGCAACGGGAGCCATTTCCTTCCGAACGGAACAGGAAATTAACGCGACGGGAGCCACCACCAACCCAGCGCAGCGCAACTGCGCAAGGCAgtggctgccgcctccgccgcacccACGCACACATGCCCCTGCCGGCCGGCGCCCCAGCGGGCACGTGACGCGAGCCGCGCCCGCCCTCCTCGCCCCCCACACCGGATCGCGCGCCCGGCCCccggcgccgggcgcggcgCGACACGTGTTAGGCCCGCCCCCGGCTCGGGCCCGCGAGCGGAAAGGGACGCAGACGCCTGGCGAGTGGCGAGGCTCCACTGCGCCTTTCGCTCGCCAGTCGCCACTACGGACGCCGGCCTGAGTATCGCTGTTGCTGTAGTTGATGGGAGCGCCGGccacggcgcgggcgcggggcgcCGAGAGCGGACTGCGATGATGGACCCGGGGCGCCGGGGCGTGCCGGTGCCCAGCACCATGATGGCGCCCGCGCCGTCCTCGTCCGGAGCTGCTGCTACACTTGGGGAACGGAGAGCCAATCATGTGGCGCCACATGCGCCTTTTCTTTTTGTTATCGAAGGTTGTTGGATGCCGGAGCTGAAACGGAGATTCTTCCTGCCCGCTGACGCGCGTCGTGTGCGCTCTGTGCTTCTGTCGCAGTGCGTGCGAGCTTCCTTTCGGGTTGCCCGGCAACCCGGGGTAACGCGGCCTGAGCCTGGCGTTCCGGAGTCAACGGGCACGTTGCCATGTGTGGCGGCTCGCCATGCCATGAGCGACGTTTCACCACGAACGCTGGGAGAGGAACGTGGTTGACCGCGGCAAACCTTGGACAATTCCCTGCTCCCGCCTGCAGCTCTGCCTGCCGTGCCGTCTCCCCAACGCTATGCGCCTCCGCACGTTCCCGTCAACGCGCTGCACATTCTGTTGCTAATGCCGCATGCGTGATGGAAAGAGATGCGAGGGAGCAGGCAGCCATGGCGCGCGACGGGAGGGCGATTGCGGCGAGCTTGGACTCTTGGTGGGCGTGCGAGGTGAATGCAGAGTGGGGCCGTCGCTGATGGGTAGGTCGCCTCTATGGAGGTATCCCGCCACGTGGCGGCGAGGCTATCGGGCGCCCCACGATGGATGTGGACGCGCCACATGCACGCACGGATCACCGGCGAATCAAAGTGCCATGGCGACGACCTACCATTCGTCGTAGTAGCTAGCATGGCCCATGGGAATCGGAAGCAGGGCCCCGCCCTCGACCGACCAAACCAAGGGCAATAAACGCGCCGATCAGTGGCCGGCCGCGCGGTCGATCCGTAGCTCGTGGCGCTGCCTCCTCGACGCCCCGCGCCGGCGACGCTAGccggcgcggccgcgccgccgcctcgtggCTCGACCGGTTTGGGGCAGCTGCGACCGCCACACGGGCCGCGATGATTGACCCGGCGGCGCAGATAattgccgtcgccgtcgcccaaATGATTCGTGCCAATCTCGATCGATCCATAACTACAACCAAGACGCTCACTTTCCCGTACCGGCCGATGCTGGTCCAGGGGACGAGTTTAAGCGCCCTTTTGAATTACGCGCGCGCGTCCTTCCCGTTTCTTTTGCGAGTTAAGTTAGGCGTACGGCCACCGCTGCTGAGAACACTGCGGTCACATCAGATCATCATTTGCCCGTGGAGAAGTGCGGCAAGCGACCAATTTCATCTGCTGacatttttttttacttttgcGATGCGATTCTGCAAAGTTGAAAAATGAAACACACTGGTGTGATGAGCTGGAAACTAGTGTTTCTTGAGTATTTTACGTTTTCTGGTTTGCTTGAACACTGAAAAGGAATGGCGCCACCTGTTTGTGCAGAATCAAGACGTGTGTCAACGATGCACGCTTTTTGTGGAGCTTCGTTCAACGGGGGCGCCGATGGTTTGAGCTTGGAACTGTGAATTTTCTATTCGGGGCTTATTATTGGCCACAGTTATACGTCTGAACATTTCCTTAGTCGCGTTTGATCTCTCTTCGTACGCGGACGCCTCGACTGACCGCAGCCTGCAGGCGCTACGATTCGTGACGCTAGGCTTCGGAACTTGTCCAAGGAGACCGCTTCTCTTTCATGTGCCGTCGCATTGAACTTTGAATTCTTAGCACAATGACATTGTCCACATGATCACAATAATAGGCATCATTAGCACTACATTATTGGCAAGTTGGATATTGACGTCGGCCGTTCAAATCATGCACCGTCCCTGACCTTGCTTTTTTTTTCTGTCTCTCTTTTAGGTGTTCAATGATGCAAGCACGTCGTAATAAGATATTTGATGAATTTGTGCTAATGCTAAATCACATGGAacacttcttttttttttagaaaaaaaactcGAGATACGGTTCCATGATGCACTAATTTCATAGTGGTGTATTCTCATGTGCAATAATTTACTCCAATTAAGAAAGGTTTGATCGATCAGATCGGGAGCATTCAACTACCGAAACAGTAGTTTAGTACGCGGCTCTGAATTGTATTCAGAAACGACAACTGTTCCTGCATGTACTGTTCAGAGTTCAGAACCAGATCGTGTGATGTTTCAAACATTTGACAACACCCAAGAGACAGGCTGCAATTTGAGTTTCTGACATGTCGCTCGGCCACCTGAATATGGTTACTACAGTTTTTGTTTACAACTCAAAACAATTTCCTCATCATTTTATAACAAGTTGGTCAGTTCAATTGTTGTTTATCTTCCCCAGGTGTTACATCTGCTGTCATGTTAGAAAATACCGTACGACTTCCTGTACTACTGCTGTGATTTATATGCAGATACTTCTAGGGAACCGCAACAAAAACTGATCAAATCCAAGAAGATTCCTGGTGTTTCATACTGCCACCCTCTCCTACATTTTCTTGCTCTCCTGTCCAAGATCTGAGCTGTCACTGATGCGCATGTCCCTCTGCAGACCTACAGGTGTAGCTGTCCTGTCAGCATAAGAAACTAGCGCGAGAAAGAGAGATCTGGGCAGAATTATATAGGGGCTACACATCATCTGAGCCTTGCCCGCGACACGGCACTGCTAAACAGTAAACAACTAATGGCATGTCTCTGCAGCCTTTCATTGGTATAATCCCGTGCAGATCTCCGTGCAGGCTCTCACAAAAAAATGAAGTCTCTGTAGCTTTCTGAGGGGCTGTTGCATGAGAGATGGAGAAGGCAAGATCTCTTGGTGTTTTGGATCCTCACAAATCGGCTGCGTCGGATAAGTCTTCGCAGTGGTTGGGATGACAGGGAGATCGCTCAAGATGGCTGTGTTTGCGTCGAAATGTGATGTGCCATTTTTGTGACGAGTTAGAGTGCCAAGTTCGCCCGTACAATCGGTGGTAGTACTTGTTTTGTTGGTGCCAAGATCGATTCAATTATTTTGACAAGCTTTGTGTTGTCGGTGTCGGACATTATACATGCATCTGTGAATCTGTGATATGTCGAATACGTGGAAGGCTGCCATGAACGGTCAGCTTGCAATAATGCATACATCAATCTGAAGCACTGCTCAAAACTTGATAATAATTTTGTAGGAAAAAAGAAGGTCCCACTAGACGCAACTTTCAGCACAAAAAATGCTTGTATAGAATTACTGTGTACCAATCAAGAATTTCTTCTTGGAAAATATCCCAATCAAGAAGACTATGACAGACAAAGTGATACAAAAAAGTATAAAGAAACAACAGGAGATAACGTGATCCTGGGTAGACTATATTTTTAGACTACAAAAGACCAAAGATTGATGAGAAAAAACATCCATGAGAAAAGGACTGCACCCCCTCCTATCTGAACAGAAACGGGCCGTTCAGTTTCAGGTGATGGAATTCTTGGCACCTAACCAAGTGTGCATGGACACCACCATCGCTGATATTCCAAAGCAAAACACCCACATCTCTTTGTGGCTAAAATAAGCACGCACAGAAAGCACACGTACTACGCTATCCCTAAAGAAACACAGAACAAAAACGCTTCTGGAAGTTTACCACCGCACAAAGAAACAGAACATAGTTGCATCTTTATCATTTTCAGTGTTATTCAGTCTCCCATACGCGGGCACCGTATCGCCGTATGGGATTTTCGGCCAGGGGCGATGAACAGCGCGTCTGATGGACGGCGATGAGCCTGCGATGTTTAGTTTATCGGGCTCAGAAAAAGGAACACAAAAAAGGTGAGCAGATACGGCAGCTTCGGTGACGCACTTCAGTTGTTAGCGAAGCAACGTCTCTGCTTCTCCTCTCCCTGTCCCAAAGTTGTTGGGCTGTAGGTGATGCGCGCGTCATGAAGACGACGCTTCGAACGAATCCTGAAATCTTGAGGGGAGTGAGGTGATCGGCgaggagttttttttttctgtgcTGGACTGCTGGTGGAGAGCTCGTCGGCAGCCAGAGCGGGAGGTCTGGCTCGCGCTCTGCAGGCTGATGCAATGCATGAACCGTGTGGGTGGACGGCAGCCACAGAGAGTGGTGGTGGCTACTTCACTTTCAGTCACTCCATGAGGCGGAGGCCTTTGCGTTGAGACTGGGCATGCTTGCATGGGAAATGTACCGGTCCGTCAGTGCCTAACCTTGTCGTGGTTGCGGCGGCGGTCGTCTCAATCCCATCATCTTTTCAGGCCTCCCAAATCTGCAAACTCGGAGCCAGTTAATCCTGCAGATCGTGAAACGGGAGCATCGCAACATTCTTGACAAGATCTGCGAAGTTGTATCTCATTGGTACCTGCTGTTCTACGGTTCTACTTCAATTTCGCCGTCGTTGTCTCGATCATTTCTTTCAAAAAATTTCTGGTTCTGCATCACTTCTGCCAACTCACAACTTTCTGAAGTTTTCAGGTACACACAAGAAGAGTATGGTGTGACCGTGTGAGGAGGATGCAGATAGAGACAGAGACAGATCCTACTGTCGGCTGGATGCTTCTCAAATCCCCCATCGTGGATAGCAAGCGAGCTGTGCGGTACAGTGCTACCAGTAAAGTCTACTGTTGCGTCCATTCTTCGAGTCACCCAGAAGTGACACCCTGCCAATTGTCGTCGCTACGGAAGAAAAAAGCGCTCAACTCCATGCTAGACTACGGCGGCGGCAGATCGTATGATCGCATCGGACAGCAACCCTAACCTCCATTCCTCCGGATAATTCCAACAAAACGGCAGCATGTTCCAGAGTTTAAAGTTTTAACCAGGGCGCGGGGTAGCGTGATGATTTCGCGGATAAATTTGACCGGATTTGGTTTCAGTTGAGAGAGTGATGGATGGCGTCTGATGGAGCTTGACGCATCTCGCGGGAACACATCGAAACAACTGGCGGCGTCGTAAGCGTCAGTCGTGGGTCGAGTGATACTACCCCTCTCTCTCTGCTCTCGCTTTCGAGCGCGACGTGCTCGCTCGCGCCCATATCCTCCTGCGCCCGAGGGTCAGGGCACGGGCCAATTCGAGCGCGCTGGCCGCCCCCCATGTCCCGTCCATCTCGCGTCGCGATGGCACGGAGCGTTGAGAGGAACGGCGAACGGGCGCAGGTGGCAGGAGCGCCGTCCAGTTGCATTGCAGAGCGCGGAGAAGCTATGGCCATCTGGTGCCGGCGGCCGACGAGCGGTTCTGCTCGCTCGTATGAACAGGAAAGGCTGGACGAGGATGCCGTATACTTTCGTGGAAACTGGCGAGGTCTTCGACATGAGATCGGGAGCAATTATCCCAGCGCTTTGGCGTTCGAGTTACTTTAAACCCACCTGGGTTTTTCCTCCAGATCTTTAGTTGTTTATCCTTGCAAAAAACTGGTCAGTTGCAGAGAGAAGCTATGATTTAGGGTTCCGTTCTTGGAACGCGCGAAGTCGAAAGAAAACTGACGAAATCCTAGGATGGGCCGGGGCGCCTCAGATGGCAGGTCTGCGCCTGGATCAACTATAGGCCCATAGTACGGTCCTGTCGTGATGGGTTGAGAAGATGTTGGGTTTCCTTAACAAAAAAACACGCGGGGTCAGAGCCCAACATTTCCTGCCCGTTGTCTGTCGTCAGGCTTGGAAAATGAGGCCCAAACTCTCGATTTGGCCTGAGCGAGATAAGCCGCAGACAGGGATGTACTATGCAGGCGTGTCATGTCGAAAGAACATTGTCTAAAGAAAATATACTACGCGCCAAAACAAAAGATATACTAGTGATCAGTTCTTTATAGAAACGTAATGACACCATACTCGTCTAGAAAGAGCTAGATATGAACTACACTCCACTATGGAGCCATGGAGGTGTGCAATTGAAGACAGGAACGCATCATGTGGAACATTAAATTCTCACTCCAAATTCTTCTTGTGCAATATTTATC is part of the Panicum hallii strain FIL2 chromosome 2, PHallii_v3.1, whole genome shotgun sequence genome and encodes:
- the LOC112883578 gene encoding U-box domain-containing protein 4-like isoform X1, encoding MQSDASTSPRRRSTSCYSDSGDSSCSEPFSECGSDDLSFTPAAAAGIHRLLLSCAAEASEDAISSLMAELESPAPSLDSLRRAAMELRLLAKHNPDNRVRIAKAGGVRPLVKLLSHADPLLQEHGVTALLNLSICDENKATIVEAGAIRPLVQALKSAASPAARENAACALLRLSQLDGAAAAAIGRAGAIPLLVSLLETGGPRGKKDAATALYALCSGARENRQRAVEAGAVRSLLDLMADPESGMVDKAAYVLHSLVGSGEGRAAAVEEGGIPVLVEMVEVGSSRQKEIATLSLLQICEDNVVYRTMVAREGAIPPLVALSQSPSARPKLKTKTNPFPIRQAESLIEMLRQPRSPSLRARPAAVVAAE
- the LOC112883578 gene encoding U-box domain-containing protein 4-like isoform X2 is translated as MQSDASTSPRRRSTSCYSDSGDSSCSEPFSECGSDDLSFTPAAAAGIHRLLLSCAAEASEDAISSLMAELESPAPSLDSLRRAAMELRLLAKHNPDNRVRIAKAGGVRPLVKLLSHADPLLQEHGVTALLNLSICDENKATIVEAGAIRPLVQALKSAASPAARENAACALLRLSQLDGAAAAAIGRAGAIPLLVSLLETGGPRGKKDAATALYALCSGARENRQRAVEAGAVRSLLDLMADPESGMVDKAAYVLHSLVGSGEGRAAAVEEGGIPVLVEMVEVGSSRQKEIATLSLLQICEDNVVYRTMVAREGAIPPLVALSQSPSARPKLKTKAESLIEMLRQPRSPSLRARPAAVVAAE